From the genome of Hydrogenophilus thermoluteolus, one region includes:
- a CDS encoding glycosyltransferase family 4 protein: MHARPRTVVQMLPALHSGGVERGTVEIAEALVAAGHRAIVIADGGRYADHLRAIGAEWIPWPVGKKSVATLWRFVPKVRDLLMRERVDILHLRSRFPAWVGYLAWRRIPPALRPRLVTTVHGFYSVNRYSAVMTRGETVICVSEAIRRYVLRHYPRTDPARLVVIPRGIDPAAYPRGYRPDPDWFTQWYAQFPETRGKRWVTLPARLTRWKGQAELLTVWREIIARHPDAHALLVGGYDARRRDYVAELQQTIRAHGLENHVTLTGDRPDLKNILAASTVVLSLSTDPEAFGRTTLEALALGTRVIGYHHGGVAEQLAAIYPEGSVAVGDQTALARQIRAALDGTLPPVTQPLPERFTLAAMQHETLALYQRLAERVSLL; the protein is encoded by the coding sequence ATGCACGCGCGGCCACGCACCGTCGTCCAGATGTTACCGGCGCTCCACTCGGGGGGCGTCGAACGCGGTACCGTCGAGATCGCCGAAGCGCTGGTTGCCGCGGGGCACCGGGCGATCGTGATCGCCGACGGGGGCCGCTACGCCGACCATCTGCGCGCGATCGGCGCAGAATGGATTCCTTGGCCCGTAGGCAAAAAGTCAGTCGCCACCCTCTGGCGTTTCGTTCCCAAAGTGCGCGACCTCCTCATGCGCGAGCGGGTCGATATCCTCCACCTGCGCTCTCGCTTCCCTGCCTGGGTCGGTTACCTCGCCTGGCGTCGCATTCCACCCGCTTTGCGTCCCCGGCTGGTGACCACCGTGCACGGCTTCTACTCCGTGAACCGCTACAGCGCCGTGATGACCCGCGGCGAAACGGTGATCTGCGTCTCCGAAGCAATCCGCCGCTACGTGCTCCGCCACTACCCGAGAACCGACCCGGCGCGTTTGGTCGTCATCCCACGCGGCATCGACCCGGCTGCCTATCCGCGCGGCTACCGCCCTGATCCCGACTGGTTCACCCAGTGGTACGCGCAGTTCCCGGAAACCCGCGGCAAACGTTGGGTGACCCTCCCCGCGCGGCTCACCCGCTGGAAAGGACAAGCGGAACTGCTGACGGTGTGGCGGGAGATCATCGCCCGCCACCCGGACGCGCACGCGCTGCTCGTGGGCGGCTACGACGCACGGCGGCGCGACTATGTCGCCGAGCTGCAACAAACCATCCGCGCGCACGGTTTGGAAAACCACGTCACCCTCACCGGCGACCGCCCCGATCTCAAAAACATCCTGGCCGCCTCCACCGTCGTCCTCTCGCTTTCCACCGACCCCGAAGCGTTTGGGCGCACCACTCTGGAAGCGCTGGCCCTGGGTACGCGCGTCATCGGCTACCATCACGGCGGCGTTGCCGAGCAACTCGCGGCGATCTACCCCGAAGGGTCGGTTGCCGTGGGCGACCAAACCGCGCTTGCCCGCCAGATCCGCGCCGCGCTCGACGGTACGCTGCCACCGGTGACCCAACCGCTCCCGGAACGCTTCACGCTCGCCGCGATGCAGCACGAAACGCTCGCCCTGTATCAGCGGTTGGCAGAGCGGGTTTCACTGCTGTAA
- a CDS encoding IS5 family transposase codes for MQASFSELEYASKKKVTRRDRFLAEIDAVTPWSALVAEIEPFYPKGTGRGRPPIGVERMLRMYIAQQCFGLSDEGIEDAIYDSQAIRRFVGIDLSRESAPDATTLLKFRRLLETHHLTERIFAAINTVLAQKGLILKEGTVVDATIIAAPSSTKNRSGKRDPEMHQTKKGNQWYFGMKAHIGVDAETGITHTLVTTPANTNDVTQAHALLHGEEKVAFGDAGYQGVEKRQENRNGKVRWEVAMRPGKRKALPKTAMGRLIDKIEQLKASVRAKVEHPFHIVKNLFGMKKVRYKGLAKNTAQLYTLFGLANLLIAKRQLFALNAQGAS; via the coding sequence ATGCAAGCGAGCTTTTCCGAACTTGAATATGCGAGCAAGAAGAAAGTGACGCGGCGCGACCGGTTTCTTGCCGAAATCGATGCGGTAACGCCTTGGTCGGCGCTGGTGGCTGAGATCGAACCGTTCTACCCGAAGGGAACCGGACGAGGCCGGCCGCCGATTGGCGTGGAACGCATGCTGCGCATGTATATTGCCCAGCAGTGCTTCGGATTGTCCGATGAAGGGATCGAAGACGCCATCTACGACAGCCAGGCCATCCGGCGCTTCGTTGGCATCGACCTGTCGCGGGAGTCTGCGCCCGATGCCACCACCCTGCTCAAGTTTCGCCGCCTGCTGGAAACGCACCATCTGACCGAGCGCATCTTTGCTGCCATCAATACCGTGCTGGCGCAGAAGGGTTTGATCCTCAAGGAAGGCACGGTCGTTGATGCCACGATCATCGCCGCACCGTCCTCGACCAAGAACCGAAGCGGCAAGCGCGATCCGGAAATGCATCAAACCAAGAAGGGCAATCAGTGGTACTTTGGCATGAAAGCCCACATTGGCGTCGATGCCGAAACCGGCATCACCCACACGCTGGTGACCACCCCGGCCAACACCAATGATGTCACCCAAGCCCATGCCCTGCTGCATGGAGAAGAGAAAGTGGCCTTTGGCGATGCGGGCTACCAGGGCGTCGAGAAGCGGCAAGAGAACCGCAACGGCAAGGTTCGATGGGAAGTCGCGATGCGTCCGGGCAAACGCAAGGCGCTGCCGAAGACGGCGATGGGCAGGTTGATCGACAAGATCGAGCAACTCAAGGCAAGCGTGCGTGCCAAGGTCGAGCACCCGTTTCACATCGTCAAGAACCTCTTCGGCATGAAGAAGGTACGCTACAAGGGATTGGCGAAGAACACTGCGCAGCTCTACACGCTCTTTGGGTTGGCGAATCTGCTGATCGCCAAGCGGCAATTGTTTGCGCTCAACGCCCAAGGTGCGTCCTGA
- a CDS encoding O-antigen ligase family protein, with product MLSFSEVIFGFWQRRVDWWKTADTERRLAAVVVFLASALVWAQPLPGGPRVPALLLMALSLWLVFRYRGADFPRESVWFAYLWGALAAIIALSLIGAPKPSAGIGYAVIALGFAVATLAVGWAATRLPDVGEILRKVLALTFFVFLVDGLFQYAFGYDLIGVPYNQSYYEGRLVGPFPDSIRFSSFLAMLFPFAAWPLRRKYAFVLGLWFLTVWLVLLSGFRSSFVLLLLTSIPIFWFWPKRFLVVVGVGVLIIGALAVGLSKPLTVRAINTYEGTLSVIHAIQSGNEQEADKALDKILTYRWELWRNAVKMGNDHPFLGVGAKQYRHVYAQYSDENDVFHNSDPFHAHHLYFALWAEMGVMGLLWLLAMIVLGVTLFLRSDVTARQKCAPWAIALAAYAFPVQSQPVLLTVQWLPVVWLLLTGFSLSVASHRLTTKDTLNKSAFDWK from the coding sequence ATGCTTTCGTTTTCTGAAGTGATTTTTGGATTTTGGCAGCGCAGAGTAGATTGGTGGAAAACGGCTGATACCGAAAGGCGTCTCGCAGCCGTGGTCGTTTTTTTGGCTTCTGCATTGGTTTGGGCACAACCGCTACCGGGTGGCCCCAGGGTACCCGCGCTGTTGTTGATGGCGCTGAGTTTATGGCTTGTGTTTCGCTACCGTGGGGCAGATTTTCCAAGAGAGAGTGTTTGGTTCGCGTATCTTTGGGGCGCGCTCGCTGCCATTATTGCACTGTCTTTGATTGGCGCCCCTAAGCCGAGCGCTGGAATCGGCTATGCCGTTATTGCACTGGGTTTTGCTGTGGCAACGCTTGCTGTAGGTTGGGCTGCAACTCGATTGCCCGATGTTGGCGAAATTTTGCGGAAGGTTTTGGCGCTGACTTTTTTTGTTTTTCTTGTGGATGGATTGTTTCAGTATGCTTTTGGCTATGATTTGATTGGGGTTCCTTATAATCAGTCTTATTATGAGGGTAGGCTTGTAGGCCCTTTCCCTGATTCGATCCGGTTTTCCAGTTTTCTTGCGATGCTTTTTCCTTTTGCTGCTTGGCCACTGCGGAGGAAATATGCGTTCGTGCTTGGACTGTGGTTTTTGACTGTGTGGCTAGTTTTGCTCTCGGGATTCCGTAGTTCTTTCGTGTTGCTACTTTTGACTTCAATTCCGATTTTTTGGTTTTGGCCAAAAAGGTTTTTGGTCGTTGTGGGAGTTGGTGTGCTGATCATTGGCGCGTTGGCGGTTGGACTGAGTAAGCCCTTGACAGTTCGTGCGATCAATACTTATGAAGGGACCCTTTCGGTCATTCATGCTATCCAATCGGGAAATGAACAAGAAGCTGACAAGGCGTTGGATAAAATCCTAACTTATCGTTGGGAGTTGTGGCGAAATGCCGTAAAAATGGGGAACGATCACCCCTTTCTGGGTGTGGGCGCCAAGCAGTATCGACATGTCTATGCGCAATATTCTGATGAGAACGATGTCTTTCACAACAGTGATCCATTCCATGCGCATCACCTTTATTTCGCACTATGGGCTGAGATGGGGGTAATGGGGCTACTGTGGTTGCTTGCCATGATTGTGTTGGGGGTGACCCTTTTTCTACGATCAGATGTGACAGCCCGTCAAAAATGCGCACCATGGGCAATAGCATTGGCTGCTTACGCATTTCCTGTTCAATCCCAGCCTGTGCTTTTGACGGTACAGTGGCTTCCCGTTGTTTGGCTCTTGTTGACGGGGTTTTCGCTTTCCGTTGCGTCACACCGACTGACTACTAAGGACACGCTGAACAAATCAGCATTTGACTGGAAATGA
- a CDS encoding DUF2782 domain-containing protein, with amino-acid sequence MRTGKVWMVGALLAIVGAWQGAVAQMAQDGQQSERGAERDVGGRDRGEPTVFADAPPPPAIPGPITEEDLVEPEVVIRQEGENTVTEYRVGGKVYLMKVVPARGEPYYLVDKSGDGTFERLPGGAHIAPPMWVIKQWR; translated from the coding sequence ATGCGGACTGGGAAAGTATGGATGGTGGGCGCGTTGCTGGCGATCGTGGGCGCATGGCAGGGGGCTGTGGCCCAAATGGCGCAGGATGGACAGCAAAGCGAGCGCGGAGCCGAGCGCGATGTGGGGGGGCGTGACCGTGGTGAGCCGACCGTTTTTGCCGACGCACCGCCACCGCCTGCGATCCCTGGGCCGATCACCGAAGAAGATCTGGTCGAACCCGAGGTGGTGATTCGGCAGGAAGGGGAGAATACGGTGACCGAATACCGTGTGGGCGGTAAGGTGTATCTGATGAAGGTGGTGCCTGCGCGCGGTGAGCCCTACTATTTGGTGGATAAGAGCGGGGATGGCACCTTCGAACGGCTGCCGGGCGGCGCGCATATTGCGCCACCGATGTGGGTGATCAAGCAGTGGCGGTGA
- a CDS encoding LOG family protein, producing the protein MSLRDKVPVGVDDPKDIMENGREAWRLLGILSEFVEGAERLSPIRPAVSMFGSARLAPEHPYYQLAERIARKLSDAGFAVISGGGPGIMEAANKGAFFGRSPSVGLNIQLPHEQHANPYQDVSQTFRHFFARKYMFVRFASAYVVMPGGFGTLDELLEVMTLIQTGKSRRIPVILVHRPFWQGFLDWLEAKLAGEGMIDPDDLLIAQVIDDPDAIVAAIFKHYETRGFEPLPHERQLMLQL; encoded by the coding sequence ATGTCGCTGCGAGACAAGGTGCCTGTCGGGGTCGATGATCCCAAAGATATCATGGAGAATGGCCGCGAGGCGTGGCGGTTGTTGGGGATTTTGTCCGAATTCGTCGAAGGGGCCGAGCGCCTCTCGCCGATTCGCCCGGCAGTTTCGATGTTCGGCAGCGCACGGTTGGCGCCGGAGCATCCTTATTATCAGTTGGCCGAACGTATCGCACGCAAACTCTCCGATGCGGGATTTGCGGTGATTTCCGGCGGTGGGCCGGGGATCATGGAAGCGGCGAACAAGGGGGCCTTTTTCGGTCGCAGCCCGTCGGTTGGGCTCAATATCCAGTTGCCGCACGAACAGCACGCCAATCCTTATCAGGATGTTTCGCAAACGTTCCGCCATTTCTTTGCGCGCAAGTACATGTTCGTGCGTTTTGCGTCGGCGTACGTGGTGATGCCCGGGGGGTTTGGGACGCTCGACGAGCTCCTGGAGGTGATGACGTTGATCCAGACCGGGAAGAGCCGCCGGATTCCGGTGATTTTGGTGCATCGCCCGTTCTGGCAAGGTTTTTTGGATTGGCTCGAAGCGAAGCTCGCGGGAGAGGGGATGATCGACCCGGACGATCTGCTGATTGCGCAAGTGATCGATGATCCCGATGCGATCGTCGCGGCGATATTCAAACATTACGAGACGCGTGGTTTCGAACCGTTGCCGCACGAGCGGCAGTTGATGTTGCAGTTGTGA